In a single window of the Canis lupus familiaris isolate Mischka breed German Shepherd unplaced genomic scaffold, alternate assembly UU_Cfam_GSD_1.0 chrUn_S1925H2124, whole genome shotgun sequence genome:
- the LOC119878800 gene encoding titin-like has product MGELRGNGNIQSNREVCSPPHCPCAYSSGLLLPGETAPHPDPTPQSGWSLGPCRLQQPKSFPVARREVVVAFAGEGRLGLGILGKRLEPGASEPSRTPAVPSSQRKLRFRRGPVGPPALGDPRNPRNPRNPGLRTLLNSCMNRSRHLPPAEAGGGFNNLRSSAPAQISAPPKQLTETLVPFLDTDSNGELPPETDQYLNDKPTLHERLLQVVPALGDENQAIVLPPPLKSKMKTGDEPEDHQSLEILAPPLDSQGLNQRKFFVSSPNLDKDLVQHRRLAKVVIGTPNQFANKELLEQLQDDYSDSGMDIIYPEENRPMDFPGGPDQPPELPEELEISSLLQETPAGPLQSTVEEPEPFVPGVEAQAKHPESPEETETPPLLQDALSQPPEILKEAGNSVSPQEAPAEPSSTPEVQQEASAQPTEAPEEVEPWTPQEAPAQPPEEKVPPQEVNVPSLSQNEAQRPKLHNVTVKPVDLALTVTVTQPPQHPKKAEPAILQEQPAQPPELSLGEVEPIPTQQEHPAQPLEHHEVKVAPPGHHQVQQLNLPNITVKPAGVQVTVTPEPTTEVGPLPVQRESVTQPSVPLNVEPFATQHEAPTLPPQSPEENEHLPFQQETPTESPESPTQEKPPTQQETPVQTPGEVKPSTTQQDTLAQDSQAPEEGESPSTQEEALAQLPGTQEEKEPSPPQQEAPAELPQIPEEGEPSSIQEESQDHHAQTPEKAKPSSTQQEAPTQYPQASEEGEPSPAQEEAPTQFPQIHVKSGFPEQHPAPAENVEPYPDQQGVPTQTGDLPEETELSPSQQWSSSLPQMPVVGVEPSPVQPEHQAQPPESSTDIVAQPPVHHEVTSSRLGPGEAQHPMLPNITAKPVDLEVFITPVPTKFEHAPGQQEASAQAPVPPEQVEFSPAQSELLFQSPETLEDEFPPGQQELIVKTPDPPKEMEPTSAQQEAPAEPSEPHKEIEPSSNEYTVSAHSPGPTEDVKPPTQPEVPAQPPVPQQVPAISPEPRQEVEPSATQQESPAQSLELADKVEPLPVSQKTPSQLLQFPEKVESSPVLQEAPSLPLEPLKEVELSPAQQVAQTQPSELPEKLESFPILQQASTQSPEPHQESEPSPAQPPEPSKEVEPQLPVHNEMTVPPQGQDQAQRSSLPSVTAKPVDLEFTVPPEPSTTLQQTLAPPEDPEVTLPHPEHVEAQSPNLSEVTVQPLDLELTITPEPITEVETSTMQETPGPPLEPPDESVMQPPMYREVTVPTPGQDQARHLLLPNVTVQPLDLELTLTPEPTTKVEHSTTVSKTTVPPKDMEVTFAHQEQVQAQHPILTEVTVQPLDLGLTITSEFTKEIELPQPMQETPIQLPEPPKEVTVAQSPVYQEETIPTPGWDQIQHPSSPSVTVQPLDLELTVSPEPTTEVEHSTALKKTIAPPKDVEVTFAHLEQVLSRRPNLTKVTVQPLDLELTITPASTTEIEPSPTMPLELPKELVAQPSIYQEAADSFQQLTISPKPTTEVEQSTTLHQTTAPPKDLEVTFPPSEQVQVQHSTLNKVKVKPLDLGLTITPEPTTETKPSPTMQETPTQPPEPPKEVVVQYPFHQEGTVPTLGQDQAPYPTLPSVTVHPVDMGLTITSEPTTQVERSTTTKTTTPPPKDLEMTLAHLEQIQRQHPNLTEVTVPPMDLEITVTAGSNMEVEPSPARQETPTQPPEPPKEVKVQYPFHQEE; this is encoded by the exons ATGGGAGAACTTAGAGGAAATGGCAACATTCAGAGTAACCGTGAAGtgtgctcccctccccactgtcccTGTGCTTATTCTTCAG GTCTTCTGCTTCCTGGGGAAACTGCTCCACACCCCGACCCTACACCTCAGAGCGGCTGGAGTCTGGGTCCTTGCAGACTCCAGCAGCCCAAATCCTTCCCTGTAGCTCGGCGGGAGGTAGTGGTGGCCTTTGCAGGGGAAGGGAGGCTTGGCCTGGGGATTCTGGGGAAGAGGCTTGAACCAGGGGCTTCGGAGCCCAGCCGCACCCCAGCTGTGCCAAGCTCACAAAG GAAGCTCCGCTTCCGGCGTGGGCCCGTCGGACCTCCGGCCCTCGGAGATCCCCGGAACCCCCGGAACCCCCGGAACCCTGGTCTTCGCACTCTTCTGAACTCCTGCATGAATCGCTCCAGGCACTTACCCCCCGCAGAGGCGGGGGGGGGCTTTAATAACTTGAGGTCCTCTGCTCCAGCCCAGATATCGGCCCCGCCTAAGCAGTTGACTGAGACTTTGGTTCCATTCCTGGACACGGATTCAAATGGTGAGCTGCCCCCAGAGACAGATCAGTATCTGAATGACAAGCCAACCCTGCACGAAAGGCTCTTACAAGTGGTTCCAGCGTTGGGTGATGAGAATCAGGCCATAGTTCTACCTCCTCCACTCAAAAGTAAGATGAAAACTGGAGATGAGCCAGAAGATCACCAGTCATTGGAAATACTTGCTCCACCTCTGGACAGTCAGGGTTTAAACCAAagaaagttttttgtttcatCCCCAAACCTGGACAAAGATCTAGTTCAGCATCGAAGGCTTGCCAAAGTTGTTATTGGAACTCCAAACCAATTTGCAAATAAAGAGCTCCTAGAACAACTGCAGGACGATTATTCAGATTCTGGTATGGATATCATATACCCTGAGGAAAACCGACCAATGGATTTCCCAGGGGGACCAGATCAACCCCCAGAGCTCCCTGAGGAGCTTGAAATTTCTTCACTCCTGCAGGAGACCCCTGCAGGACCTCTCCAGTCCACTGTAGAGGAACCTGAACCTTTTGTGCCTGGAGTGGAGGCCCAGGCCAAGCATCCAGAGTCCCCTGAAGAGACAGAAACACCTCCACTTCTTCAGGACGCTCTATCTCAGCCTCCAGAGATCCTTAAGGAAGCTGGAAATTCTGTAAGCCCACAGGAGGCCCCAGCTGAACCTTCAAGTACCCCTGAAGTCCAACAGGAAGCCTCAGCTCAACCTACAGAGGCACCTGAGGAAGTAGAACCTTGGACCCCTCAGGAGGCCCCAGCTCAGCCACCAGAGGAGAAGGTACCACCTCAGGAGGTAAATGTGCCATCTCTGAGTCAGAATGAAGCTCAGCGGCCAAAATTACACAATGTCACTGTTAAACCTGTAGATTTGGCACTTACTGTAACTGTGACTCAGCCTCCACAGCACCCCAAGAAGGCTGAGCCTGCAATCCTGCAAGAACAACCAGCTCAGCCACCAGAGCTGTCTTTGGGGGAGGTGGAACCTATTCCAACCCAGCAGGAGCACCCAGCTCAACCTCTAGAGCATCATGAGGTGAAAGTTGCACCTCCAGGTCACCATCAGGTTCAACAGTTAAACCTGCCCAATATCACTGTTAAACCTGCAGGCGTGCAGGTTACTGTAACACCAGAACCCACTACAGAGGTGGGACCTTTGCCAGTTCAACGTGAGTCTGTCACTCAGCCCTCTGTGCCCCTTAATGTGGAACCTTTTGCAACCCAGCATGAAGCCCCAACTCTGCCTCCACAGTCCCCTGAGGAGAATGAACATTTGCCATTTCAACAGGAGACTCCAACTGAGTCCCCAGAATCTCCCACACAGGAGAAACCTCCAACACAGCAGGAGACCCCTGTTCAGACCCCTGGAGAGGTTAAACCTTCCACAACCCAGCAGGACACCCTGGCTCAGGATTCACAGGCTCCTGAGGAGGGTGAATCACCTTCAACCCAGGAGGAGGCCCTGGCTCAACTTCCAGGGACTCAGGAAGAGAAGGAACCTTCTCCACCCCAGCAGGAGGCCCCTGCTGAGCTTCCACAAATCCCTGAGGAGGGTGAACCTTCCTCAATACAGGAGGAGAGCCAGGATCATCATGCACAGACTCCTGAGAAAGCTAAACCTTCTTCAACCCAGCAGGAGGCCCCAACCCAGTATCCACAGGCCTCTGAGGAGGGAGAACCATCTCCAGCTCAGGAAGAGGCTCCCACTCAATTTCCACAAATTCATGTGAAGAGTGGGTTTCCAGAACAACATCCAGCCCCTGCTGAAAATGTTGAACCTTATCCAGATCAGCAGGGAGTACCAACACAGACTGGAGATCTTCCTGAAGAAACTGAACTTTCTCCAAGCCAGCAGTGGAGCTCATCTCTGCCTCAGATGCCTGTCGTAGGTGTAGAACCTTCTCCAGTCCAGCCTGAGCACCAGGCTCAGCCTCCAGAGTCCTCTACAGATATTGTAGCTCAGCCTCCAGTACATCATGAGGTGACATCCTCCCGTCTAGGTCCTGGTGAAGCTCAGCATCCAATGTTGCCCAATATCACAGCAAAACCTGTAGATCTGGAGGTTTTCATAACTCCAGTGCCCACTAAGTTTGAACATGctccagggcagcaggaggcctCTGCTCAAGCTCCAGTTCCCCCTGAGCAGGTTGAATTTTCTCCAGCCCAGTCCGAGCTTCTTTTCCAGTCTCCAGAGACCCTTGAAGATGAATTTCCTCCAGGCCAACAAGAACTCATAGTAAAGACTCCAGACCCTCCTAAGGAGATGGAACCTACTTCAGCCCAACAGGAGGCCCCAGCTGAGCCATCAGAGCCCCATAAGGAGATTGAACCATCTTCAAATGAGTACACAGTCTCAGCTCATTCTCCAGGGCCCACTGAAGACGTCAAGCCTCCAACCCAACCAGAGGTTCCAGCTCAGCCTCCTGTTCCCCAGCAGGTCCCAGCTATATCTCCTGAGCCCCGACAGGAGGTAGAGCCTTCTGCCACACAACAGGAATCCCCAGCCCAGTCTTTAGAACTTGCTGACAAAGTGGAACCTCTTCCAGTCTCTCAAAAGACCCCTTCTCAGCTTCTACAGTTTCCTGAGAAGGTGGAATCCTCTCCAGTCCTGCAAGAAGCTCCATCTCTACCTCTAGAGCCCCTTAAGGAGGTAGAACTTTCTCCAGCCCAACAGGTGGCACAGACTCAGCCTTCAGAGCTCCCTGAGAAGCTAGAGTCATTTCCAATTCTGCAGCAGGCTTCAACTCAGTCTCCAGAGCCCCATCAAGAGTCAGAACCTTCTCCAGCTCAGCCTCCAGAGCCATCTAAGGAGGTTGAACCACAACTTCCAGTCCATAACGAGATGACAGTTCCACCTCAAGGACAAGATCAAGCTCAGCGTTCAAGCTTGCCCAGTGTCACTGCTAAACCTGTTGACTTGGAGTTTACTGTACCTCCAGAGCCTTCTACAACCCTGCAGCAGACTCTAGCTCCTCCAGAGGATCCAGAGGTGACACTTCCACATCCAGAACATGTTGAGGCTCAGAGTCCAAATTTGTCTGAAGTCACAGTTCAACCTTTAGATCTGGAGCTTACCATAACACCAGAACCCATTACAGAGGTTGAAACTTCAACCATGCAAGAGACTCCAGGTCCTCCTTTAGAGCCACCTGACGAGTCTGTAATGCAGCCTCCCATGTATCGGGAGGTGACAGTTCCAACTCCAGGTCAGGATCAAGCTCGGCATCTATTGTTACCCAATGTAACGGTTCAGCCTTTGGACTTGGAGCTTACCCTAACTCCAGAACCCACCACAAAAGTTGAACATTCTACAACCGTGAGTAAAACTACTGTTCCTCCAAAGGACATGGAAGTGACATTTGCACATCAAGAGCAGGTTCAAGCTCAGCATCCAATCTTGACTGAAGTCACAGTTCAGCCTTTGGACCTGGGGCTTACCATAACTTCAGAATTCACTAAGGAGATTGAACTTCCTCAACCTATGCAGGAGACTCCAATCCAGCTTCCAGAGCCACCTAAGGAGGTTACTGTAGCTCAATCTCCAGTATATCAGGAGGAGACCATTCCAACACCAGGTTGGGATCAAATTCAGCATCCATCATCACCCAGTGTAACAGTTCAACCTTTGGACCTGGAGCTTACTGTAAGTCCAGAACCCACTACAGAAGTTGAACATTCTACAGCCCTGAAAAAGACTATAGCTCCTCCAAAAGACGTGGAGGTGACATTTGCACATCTCGAGCAGGTTCTGTCTCGCCGTCCAAACTTGACTAAGGTCACAGTTCAACCTTTGGACCTGGAACTTACCATAACTCCAGCATCCACTACAGAGATTGAACCTTCTCCAACCATGCCTCTAGAGCTGCCTAAGGAACTTGTAGCTCAACCTTCCATATATCAAGAGGCAGCAGACAGCTTCCAAC AGCTTACCATAAGTCCAAAACCCACTACAGAGGTTGAACAGTCTACAACTCTGCATCAGACTACAGCTCCTCCAAAGGACCTTGAGGTGACATTTCCACCATCAGAGCAGGTTCAGGTTCAGCATTCAACCTTAAATAAAGTCAAAGTTAAACCTTTGGACTTGGGGCTTACCATAACTCCAGAACCTACTACAGAGACCAAACCTTCTCCAACCATGCAAGAGACCCCAACTCAGCCTCCAGAGCCACCTAAGGAGGTTGTAGTTCAATATCCATTCCATCAGGAGGGGACAGTTCCAACCCTAGGTCAGGATCAGGCTCCGTATCCAACTTTACCCAGTGTCACAGTTCATCCTGTGGACATGGGACTTACCATAACTTCAGAACCTACTACCCAGGTTGAACGTTCTACAACCACCAAGACTACAACTCCCCCTCCAAAGGACCTTGAGATGACGCTTGCGCATCTCGAGCAGATTCAGAGGCAACATCCAAACCTGACTGAAGTCACTGTTCCACCTATGGACCTGGAAATTACTGTAACTGCAGGATCCAATATGGAAGTTGAACCTTCTCCAGCCAGGCAAGAGACCCCAACTCAGCCTCCAGAGCCACCTAAGGAGGTTAAAGTTCAATATCCATTTCATCAGGAAGAGTGA